From the genome of Neomonachus schauinslandi chromosome 1, ASM220157v2, whole genome shotgun sequence:
TCATTATAGTGGGGCCCCAGAGGAGCTGACCACCAGGTCCCTGATCCTGATGTTGGAAAGTTGAGTCCTCATCATTGTGCTGGGGATAGGGGGACTGTGGTTGACAGTTGAAAGGCCAAGGGTAGGGGGTCCCTGTTGACCTAGGTGATGGACGGGGTGGGCACTGGTGACTGATGGGGAACAAGTGACAGcgatggaggtgatggtggtgacagCGATGGTATGATGGTGACAGTGACAGGGCGATGGTGACAGGGATGGGGTGATGGTGGTGACAGGGATGGGATGATAGTGGTGATAGTGatgggtgatggtggtgatggggatggGATGATGGGGATGGGGTGATGGTCATGGTGGTGATGGGTGATGCTGACCATGATGGCAGGGCGATGGTGGTGACAGTGACGGGGCGATGGCGGTGCTGGTGCTTGGTGATGAGGTCATGATGGTGTGGTAAAGATGCTGGGATAACTGATATGCCCAATCCCTGTGTCAGGGCTTGTGAGTCATGGTTGCTGTATCAGGGCCCTTCTGTCAAGGGAACAGAAGGGGAACAACGCAGTCCCCCAAACCTCGGTTCCCTTGGCCTGGTTCCTGCTGTGTGTTGTCGCCACCGTGACGAGGTGCTGTGACGTACCCTTCATGTGGGTGGAGTAAGCATGCAGCCACTCATGTATTTTCCTGGTGGGGTCTGTTCCATGTGCTGCGTGCCCCTGCCCCAGTGGATCTAGAAGCCCCTTTCAGGAGAAGATCTGCCCAGGCCTGGTTGCCCCTTTGGAGGAGCACACTGGGGGCTCCGGACCTGTGCGGGGCGTCCAGGTGCTTGCCTATCCCATCCTGCCCTGTGAGCCTGGGTGGGTGTGGGGTCTCACTGGCCACAGTGGAATCAGGACAGGGcttctgggagtggggaggtgcCACAGAGGTACAGCCTGTGGTCCCTCCTCAGTGCCCAAGGCCTGGCCTCTGCTCTCCAGTCTGCTGGCTGATCCTGCACCCTTGGCTGATGGGAGACTGACACCTTGACTCGCCCCTCCCTCCACACGCGGGGAGTGCCCTTCCTTTGCTGAGTCCCATAACTGTGGGCTTTCTGACGGCCCCACAGGACATCCTGCTGTCCAGCTGGTGTGGGCCTGGGGCAGCATCCTGAGGACAGTGAAGTGTTCTGGGCAGTGCTGGTCTGAGTGGCGTTCAGGAAGAAGACCATTCTGGCTGCTCCACGGATGCTGAGGCAGGAAGGGGGTGGCAGCCATGGCTTCCCAGGCCCAGGTGttgggaggccagagggagactgggcttggtggggggaggtgaggCCGGAGACTGTCATTCAGCAGCTGCCTGCTAGGGAGTGGCcaggggggtggcggggggcctGGCCTCTGCTCTGTTGATGGGGCCAGGGGTCCAGCCCTGTGAGAGGATGTGGGACCAGGAGTGGGTTTGGGGTGAAGGGCTCAGGTTGGGTGGAAGGAGTGTGTTGAGGACTGAATCTGAGGGTCAGCAACATTTGAGGAAGGGCCTCGGGAGATGCTGAGAGGGAAGGTTCAGAGAAgcggaaggaaagaggaagatgcTTGGGCTGTGGAGTATTGAGAAATGTGGATGCCACACCACAGAGACCATGGCACCCTTGGCAGGAGCTGTTCAGTGCAGCGGATTGAAGAGCGAGTTGGAAACGTGTAGGGTGAAGTGAGTGTGGACAGCTTCAGGGAGAGATTTGGCTGCGAACCAGTGAGGGGGAAGACAggagttggaggaggaggagtcagGGTGAAGAAGGGCTTCTTGGATGCTGGTGGAGACTTGAGCTGAGACAGGGGACAGAGGGGACATTGCAGAACAAGGTCCCCACGGGGCATAGGAGGAGAGGCTGCTCGGACTGGTGGCAGCAGAGAGGTAACTGGGGTGAGCCCAGGAGCACCTGTCCCTCCGTGAGCTGTGCACACAGAACCGGGTCTGGTGGGTGGTGTGCACACTCCTGCGCGTGGCCCCGCCCTGGCAGTCCCGCCCGCCGGGACGTGCAGGTGACTGCAGTCATGCTACCCGACTTGCCTGCGCCTGTACCTGCCTCTGACCAGAGCCCTGTGTCTCGCACGGCACCTGCCTTATGCAGGTTTAGGGCTTAGGAAGCAGGCAGAAGGGCAGGGTCAGCAGCGACACTTCTGTGAATGCCCTCAGGTGGGCATCTGTGTGCTGCCCCCTCGGCCAAGGGCCCTGTTTACCCACTGGAGTGTTGGCTCCTTCGTGGGGTCCAGCCCCTGCTGCGCAGGCCGTGGCTGGGAGCTCCAGAGAAGcctcagtgggggaaaaaatccccATGTCTCCCTCTGTGGGTGACTACTTGGGTTCTCCAAGAATGAGGCACCAGGTCAGAGTGCAGGGACCCAGAGGAGGCCACCTCTGCCTGTCACAGCCTGGATGGGTTGTGTCTTCCCTTGACGTGGGCCCTCTGCTCCCCGGAGTGTGGCCATGTTACCTGTGGGCCTGCGGTTGGCCCAGGTCTTCTGCTGCCTGCTCCCCAACTTTGGCAGGTGAACCCTATCCTGCCCTGTTGAATGGTCAGTGCATTGCCAGCATCTTGGTCAAAGTGCTGTTGTCCCTGCTCCGGAGAGGGTCTTTCCGCAGTCCACACATTGGGGGTCTTTGGCCTTCTGGAACCACCCAATTCAGCCTGCACACTCCCTGCTTGGGCTgattctgcctctttttttttttttttttttaagattttatttatttgtttgacagagagtgagttagcgagaacaggaacacaagcagggggagtgggagagggagaagcaggcttcccgctgagcagggagcccaatgcggggctcgatcccaggaccctgggatcatgacctgagccaaaggcagacacttaacaactgagccacccaggcatccctaaaatttgtcttattttaagttTAATTCTCTGGTGAGACCAAtcctagattctttttttttttttattgtcaactataatatatatacagagaaGTACACATAGatacacagtttatttttttaagtttttttttttaatttttaagtaatcgctacacccactgtgggggtCAGACtcgtgaccccgagatcaagagtcacaagctctactgactgagccagccgggtgtcCCAGATACACACAGTTTAACAAgtaaattataaatcaaattCCTGGTGATCCCAAGAGCTACGGGAGCCATAGTAGGCTTTGGAGCAGGGGTGACATGATCAGACCTGGCAGGTTGGCCAAGGGCCCTTGAAGAGGCATCTACATCATGCTGGCGAGGCAGGCTGATGGCTTGGAGCATGTgctggtgggagagggggagctGAGGGGACTCGTGTGTCATTCCGAGGGCCCCAGGGGCTGCTGGTGGACCTAGGTCACTGAAGGTGCCCATCAAGGAGGACAGCTGGAACAGGGCTGGCGGGCTGAGCAATGGCTTGGGCACTCAGACAGGGCACCTCAGATCCCAAGGCAGCGTCTGGGCAGGAGGGTGGATAGGCATGgggggaggccagggctgggcaggCGAGGCTGGCGAGGCAACTCTGGGAAGACCGCCTGACCACCTCGGCTTCCCTCCCTGCTCCGGGCCCTCTGGAGCAGCGGGGCCTTGCTGTGTCTTTAAGGGCTCTGTGTTGCTCTTCCTGTCACTGACGTCAGGGCGAGGGGCGGGCCAAGATTTGCCTTCCCTTTCCTCGAAAGGGGAGGGGATTGGAACTGAGTGGCCCATGATGGAAAGAGGGGACGTGCAGGGCTGCTGGAAGCCGGGGAGTGAAGGCGGAGGCTAACATGGGGTGAGCTGGGGCGCCgtactgtgtgtgtgttcgtgtgtgtgtgtgtgtgtgtgtgtgtgtctgacgGTGGAGGCTAATAAGGGGTGAGCTTGGGCgccatactgtgtgtgtgtgtgtgtgtNNNNNNNNNNNNNNNNNNNNNNNNNNNNNNNNNNNNNNNNNNNNNNNNNNNNNNNNNNNNNNNNNNNNNNNNNNNNNNNNNNNNNNNNNNNNNNNNNNNNtgtgtgtgtgtgtgtttctgacgGCGGAGGCTAACAAGGGGTGAGCTTGGGCGCcgtactgtgtgtgtgtttgtgtgtgtgtgtgtttctctccaTTCCTTGGGGGCAGCAGCGGGTCTTGGAGGAGCTTGTGAGTCTGGAGCAGGTGAGGGACGCACAGTGGCCAGTGGCTTCTGGTCTGTGAGTGCAGTTGTGTATTTTGGAGTCCACGGTGTGAAAGGTCTGTCCTAGCCTGTCGCTGGGCTGTGTGGGGCCCTGCTGAGGTGGTGCTGCCCCTCTGGACTGTGAGGGGAAGCCCCTCCACCCAGGGCGGGATGGGGTGGGGCCGGGCCCACCGCTTTCCCCTGGGCCCTCAGTAGAGGCGGAGGCCCTGTAGCTCACCAAGCTCcctccctgttttattttttattttattttattttatttttttaaggaggctccacggCCAGCATgggtagggcttgaactcacgacccagagatcaagagatcaagagtcgtaagctctgccaactgagccagccaggtgcccctccttccacGTTTGAATGCACTAGGTGCAGTCACCAAGCACGTGCCTTTCCTTAGAAAAGAGTTTAGTCCCTGGCAACAGAGGAGGAGAGCAAGGGACTCCGTCTGCCCTTGAAAGTCAATTTTAGTGAGCTTCCTGCCCAGGGCCTGTCCTTTCTTTAAAGCCCCTCCACTCTGTTGTGGTCCTTGCTGAGGGGCTGGCATCAGGCAGGCGGGCCTCCTCTTCCAGAAGGCAAGGTTAGCTCCAGCACCCCCATATCATCCACCCGTCTCTTTGTTTGCCCACTTGCCCTACTGGTCAGAGTGTGGGAGCCCTGGGATGTATGTGAACCCCTGGCACAGGGCTGCGCAGCCAGCAGGCTCGCCGTCACTCCTGGGGGGCCTGCAGCCCCTCTCCGGGGCTAGTGCTGAGGCTGCGTTCCCTGCGTGCCTCTCCTCACTGTTCTGGCCACGCTGGCCTCTGCTCTCCTGGAATTTCTCCCCACCTTTGCCCCTTGTGCTGCTATTTTACCTCAACATGTGCCTCCTGCGCTGAAGTGTGGGCTCCCAGAGGCCGTGAGCTGGTCGGTCTCGCCCAGAGGGATGGGCCTGAGCCACGTGCCCGAGGCCCGGCTGCTGAGTGGGTGGGGTGGACAAGGGGTGTATGGTGGGGAGACACTCCAAGGGCGTAGACCCTGGGTGAGGTGCTTTACACAGACTCGCGAAACAACCCCATTTTACACCAAGGAAACAGTCTGAAGGAGAGTCAAGCTACCCCACCTGGAAGTTGCTCTGTGTTGCCCCGAGTCTCCTCTGGCAAGAGGGGTGCCCCTGGGAACGGCGGGGTGTGGACTGCTGGTCCTGGGCCGGGGCGAGAGGCCCTGGGTCACCACCGGCTCTTTGGCAGGTTTGGGGCAACTGTAGCCATCGGCCTGACCATTTTCGTGCTCTCCGTTGTCACCGTCATCATCTGCTTCACCTGTTCCTGCTGCTATCTCTATAAGATGTGTCGCCGGCCACCGCGTCGTAAGCacgcctgccccctccctgcccccccccgtGACCCTGGGTGTGTAGGTGCAGAGcccaggggctggggcgggggggctgaCCAGGGCCCTGACTCGGCTAAGCTGGAGTGAGGGGTGGCTGTGGTCCTGACTGGGATTCTCTCTGCAGCGGTGGTCACCACCACGGCCACCACGGTGGTGCACACCCCTTACCCTCAGCCTCCAAGTGTGCCACCCAGCTACCCCGGACCAACGTACCAGGGCTACCACCCCATGCCCCCGCAGCCAGGGATGCCAGCAGCACCCTACCCGACACAGTACCCCCCGCCTTACCCTGCCCAGCTGATGGGCCCCCCGGCCTACCACGAGACATTGGCTGGTGAGTACCACTGCCAACGCTGACCCTGCCTGACCCCCCCGCCAAATCGCCTGCCACTGTCACCTCACACTGCAGCCCTCCGTGTTCACAACCAACCAGTGTCCTCTCTGTTTTCAGGAGGTGCAGCCGTGCCCTATCCTGCCAGCCAGCCTCCTTACAACCCGGCCTACATGGACCCCCCGAAGGCAGCCCCCTGAGCCTGTCCCTGCTTCTCTGGCTGCcacttggtgtgtgtgtgtgtgcgagagagagagagagagagagagagagaggagatgggtATGCAGGCACGGTCCTTTTCTCCCCGTGCGTGGTGTTTGTGTCCAGTCTGTACACGAGGCTTCTTGTGATGCCGTGCTGGGGAGCGGTCATTGCCAGAGTTGCTGGGACCCTTCTTCGTTCTCTTCCTCACTTGAAATTGTGCTCTTTTGAAATCTCAAAATTCAAAGACTGGGGTGGGAGTTCTTTCCCATACTGCCCCAGGGAGACCAGGCTGGTGGGGGCTCGTCCTGCTAGGACAGTGGGGCTTTTTGTAGGCAGTGTGCCCACGTGTTCTGGTTTGGGCAGAGTGGCTAGCCACTGC
Proteins encoded in this window:
- the SHISA5 gene encoding protein shisa-5, whose product is MAAWVPAPRILLLVLLLSPPPGAHSEVCVASRGRKFFPESCPDFCCGNCYNQYCCSDELKKFVGSEGSCAGPEASVSADTEPLEQLGSALRFRSSLDSDPMSGFGATVAIGLTIFVLSVVTVIICFTCSCCYLYKMCRRPPPVVTTTATTVVHTPYPQPPSVPPSYPGPTYQGYHPMPPQPGMPAAPYPTQYPPPYPAQLMGPPAYHETLAGGAAVPYPASQPPYNPAYMDPPKAAP